Part of the Paenibacillus aurantius genome, TTTTGTTTGATGCAGTATGTCTACTCCTGATGGGATTCTATTATTTATCACGACCCCAAAACTAGATTCAGCAAGAGTTATACCAGTAAAAGGTTGGTACTTTGCGTTATCTGTTATCGTGGAAGGATTCTGATCCTTGAGCATGGGTTAAATGAAATTGTGGTTTCATTTAGGGGATGAATTTGTTTAGAAAAATTAATAGATGATTGAAGGGAAGATAAGTTTGGATGAGTTTATTGTCCTAGTTGGTTCAGTGGCAAGAAGTGATTTTTTTAAAGAAAGTGATATTGATGTTTGTAGAATTAATTGTTATTCAGAAGTGGATAGACGTTCTGAATGGCCAAATGGGCCAATTAGTTACATTGATTATGAATTAGATGTTTTCAAACATTTATTTAACGCTGGCAGTTTATTTATCTATCATTTACTGTTTGAAGGTGTTTTACTTGAAGGAGATATTAAACGATGGAATTACTTTAAATCTCAATTTGTGCTTAAATGTGATTTCTCTGAAGAGATTAACAAAATAAAAGAGATAATGTGCATATTCAACAAAGTGGACATTTTTGGTAATCACTATATGTCATTATTTTCAAATTTATTTATTAATATAAAGAATTTTTCGATATTCTATTTAGCAAGTAATGGTCGCTTTGTTTTTAATAAAAAACAAGCAATTAAATATGTCTTTGGTGATTATTATCTAGACCTTCTGTTTGACTCATATAACCAGTTTGAGAGAGGGATAATAAGCAATCACTGGAACTACGACAGAAGAAAAAAAGCAGAAGAAATAATTGAATATTATCAATCAAAAATGGAGGAGCTTTCAAATGTTACATACTGAGATGCTGTTACAACTTCATGAAATATTTATGGGTAAAGTTAGAGGGAAAACTCCAGTTTCAAGAAAAACAATGAAAATTATTGTTGATTCAATTATTGAGCAAATTCATGCACATTATTTTAAAACAAAACCAAATGGGCATGCCAATATCAGAGCGACTATTAATTCTAATTTAGAATCTTTTAACGAAAAAGAAGATAAAAATGTATTACGTTCACTAAATGCCATTTTACGAGTGTATGGCTCCGTTTTTTCAAAGAGTTATTCAGACCATGACACAGATTATGAAGAGTTTTTAAAAAATGAGCTAAAGGCATTTTCTAAAGCTCTAACAGAACATACCTTATTTAAGGATGACGTTAATGCAAAAAAAATAAGGGAGTTGTGGCCTCATGAATGAGGATAGAATACCATTAATAATTAAGGCATGGGAAACCTATCAAAACTTATCTAAAGGTTTTGGGGAAAATGCCTGGAAAGTTAGGACTGCAGGGATTGGTTTTTGGGGAGCTATCATTGCATATTGGTACAAAAATAATGATTTTACCGTGTATTATATATCTTTTTTAACTTTGCTAATGTTTTTTATTTTAGAAGCAGGAATGCGTCAACTCCAACAAACATATATCCAGAAATCAATAGAGTTAGAGAAAACAATTAATGATTATCTGGTGGGTGATGTTATCCAATTACCTAGTGATGGTATATCAACTAACATATCTACTCCATCACTTAGGGACTACTTTAAGTTATTAAGACTGAAAAGATGGCAATTTTGGTTACCTTATTTGTTATTAGTAATTTCGACATTTATACTAATGGAAATAAGATAACACTTAGATTGGCTATAACGTGACCTCTCTTTATTAAAGGGGTGGCGTTTTTTTATTTATTGCGAGTGAACGAACATATGTTCCATTCAATTGGTATCAAAAACGAATGTTTTTGAGACTGCTCATAATGCCGAGTTAATCATATCTTAGTTATATAATTTATAGTATCAAAAATCGTTCCATAAACAAAGTTTCAATAATACTTTACTTTACCGTTTTTAAGACATAAAATTGGTATATACATACATTTACTGAAGGAGCAACTCGAATGGCAAAGATCGGTTATGCAAGAGTAAGTACAACTGACCAATCATTAGATTTACAATTAGACGCTTTAAAAGCCGCAGATTGCATCAAAGTATTTCAAGAGAAGGCCTCTGGTAAGAAGGATGATCGTAAAGAACTAGAGAAGGCATTAGAGTATTTGCGCGAGGGGGACGCACTTGTAGTTTATAAACTGGACAGGTTGGCAAGGTCGACAAAGAAGTTGATTGAATTGAGCGAAGTTTTAGAACAGAAAAAGATTGAGTTAATCAGCATTCGTGATAACGTCGACACCACGACAGCGGTTGGTAAAGCAATGTTTAGGATGCTTGCTGTCATTGCTGAATTGGAACGTGATATTATACGTGAGCGCACAACGGCTGGACTTGTAGCGGCTAGAGCAAGAGGACGTAAAGGTGGAAGACCTTCGACTTCTGCAAAGAAACTAGAGCAAGCTATTAAACTTTACGAAAGTAAAAAACATGTCATTAAGGAAATAACCGAGTTAACAGGTGTTTCAAAAGCTACTTTGTATCGTGAAGTTGCTAAGAGGAAGTAGGCGTAGGCTTGTTATATCAAATGCTAAATAGGTCTTTCAATTTGAAAGACCCTTTAATGTTTGAGTCGGGAGGGGGGCTGGTTTTAACTTTTAACCCCTTTGAGAAGTAGTTATATAATGGGGAGCAGTACAGTCGTTCGACTAAGATAATGTTGTGTCATAGGTATATAGTTTACTGCAATATTACTCTTTTGGTCTTGTAAATCCCCAATAGCTAAGCGTTTCTTCATTAGTAATTTGACTAGGTAATCGTTTCTTATTTAGAATCTTATTAATAACTATCGGTATTATTTTTTCAATTTCATTATAATGTATAACTATTCTATTATAATCAACAACTTCAATCGCTTTTCCACTGTGAACTAACGCGGAACGGGAACCGTACCACTTATCAAATTTTGTTTTGGTTGTAATTTTTAGTTTTTCTGTTAAAAGCTCTTTTATTAATGATTTTTCCGAGGGATTATATGAAGTATCTTCTCCGCAATGAATACATCCTTCTATAGTTTTTTTACATTTTCTACACTTCGGATAAGACTTTTCCCCAAGTATGCTTCCGCCAATGCTTTCTAATGCAATCCATAAAAATAAATAAGCTGAATCAATTTCATTTCCTTTCTGTAATATAGCTTTTCTGTAATACCTAAGGCACTTTAGGATACAATTTCTAGTGACATCATCAATCCATGTCATTGATTCGAGGTATTGATGTGTCTGGTTTCTCAAATTATCATCAGTATTATTTATTTTGATAACGTTTATTTGCCCACTGCGTGCCTTAGTTCCATACCGGTCAGTGCAAGTTCCATGTTCTGCCATAGTGATCCTTGACTGTGAAACCGCTGATAAAATATCTAAATATCGATTGACCTTTTCTCGAGCACTATAGTAAGCAGTCTCAAGGCTGTTTGCTTTTATAGTGGTCGTTACTTGTAATAAAATAAAATCGGCTTTATTGTCATTTTTCGAACTCAGCTCAACTTTGATTGATTCGTCACCTTCATGGTTTTTTTAAAAATAAGCTATATCACTTCGTTGGTCTAATGGTACTGTAAGAATTATTGATCCTAAATTCCAGCTTTCCAAAGATTGCGGAAAGGTTATTTCAGCTTTAACAGTAGTTTCGTACGTGAATAATTCCAAAGATAACTCTCCATTCATACTTAGAATAGTTGTTGGGAGATAGAAGACTGAGTAAGCTTACTCACTAAATATCTTGAAAATAACATCTTTAACAAAAGTGAATGGGAATAATATACTTCACTTAATGTCACAGAACAAAAAGTTAATATAAAGCTTGATTCGATCATCCTATATACTCTTGACGTATATATTATGTATCACTTATCTAACATCTTATTCTTTTGAGATTACCGAAAGCGTATAAATGTCAAAAGTTAACCAAGAGTGTCCTTTTGAAAACCAAGCTACGGAGTAAGAAACATCAAAACTAAAACGTTATTGGTAGGTAGCTTATCCTTTCTTGAAATAATTCTTATTTCTTTCCAATCGGCTGTATATAAGATATATCTGCATCCTTTTTCAAAAAAAACGAATTTACATAGTATTGGGTAAACTTCTTATTCTCCAAATTATCTATTAACTCATTTTTTGTAAAAATATTTAATATAGATTAAGAGCCCAACACCACAACCAAGAAGGAAAAACCATGAATGGCCTGGATGGGTATTTTTTATCGGAAGAATAAAATCATACATTAATGATCACCACCTAAGATATTCCCAAGGAATTTCAAGACCATCATTCAATAATTAAAAAATCACCGGAATATTCCGCATAGATCATCGACAGATTCCCGTTGTCATCAAAAATAATTTCCTTCTTTTCATACTTATCGATGTATAGCCTATATACTTTTCCTCCAGTAATTCCAGGTTCTATTCCATTGAACATAGCCTCTTGACCTGCCCTCCAATGAGTGGCATGAATAATATCAGAGGTAAGAGTATAATCCCTATTTTTTAATAAAGCTTTCTCTCTTGATAAGGATTCCATTAATAATTGTTTAGCTTTCTGACGTTTTGACCTGCTTTCTTTTGTGTCGTTTTTGGTGGTAATGTCGGTAATCAACTTTAACAAATCTTCCCCTAAAATAAATGATGGCTTGCTTTCGTTATCATCTCCCATAAATAACATCCTCTCTTGCCTAGTGTCTTTCTTAAATCAAATCTAGCAGACAATTGATTATTGTCAATTCTTGTTATTTATGGTACTATTCTTATATTATTTTGAGGTCCACCACAAGCGATATATAAATTAAAACTTAGAAACGTTATTGAAATCTTAATATGTCAGAAGCACTGCAAAGGTAAGAAAGTTGACTCTACCTTAGTAGTGCTTCTTTGTTAAGGAGTGAAATCATGAAGAAGAATCATAACTGCACTGATGCTGATTTGCAAAACTTTATTGATTTTAAACAGGAAGTTGAGGTGTGGATTGCTGGAGAATTAGATGGGGTTGGGGAAGTGATAGGATATACAGAAAATACAGTAAAAATGAAAGACGGACTTTATCTGAGGGGGAATTGCTACTTCAAAGTGAAAAATTGTTAAACGTGGAGGATTTATTGAACGTCTATTTTTGGGAAGCGGGAAGAAATGATTAGCATCAATAGGAGAGGGAAAGTTTGGAGCAACTGAAATTAATGGTTGAATTGATTCCAGAATTTACACATGGGTACAACTTACATGGTCATCATGGAGATGGTTTAATAACTGGGTATCAGTGGAACAAATTATCTAAATATATTAGAGAAGAATCAAATAATACTTGCGAAATATGTTCTACTAATGAAAAGAATACGGGGTATGACTGTCATGAAGTTTGGGAATTTAATATTGATAGCAAAGTTCAGAAACTAGTGAAACTACAATGCATCTGTAAAAACTGCCATGCTGTTAAGCATTTTGGAAGAAGCATGGGGAATATTATTGGTTTTGAAAAAATTGGTGTTGAACATTTTTGTAAAGTGAATAATACAACACCTGAAATATTCCATGAACACTATGAAGCTGTTTGTAAGCAATTCATAGAAAGAAGTAAGATAAGCTGGGAAGTGTCTTGTCAGGAGATTTTGGAGAAATACTATCCCATTATTGAATATCAGGAAGATAGGAAGATTAGATTAGCTAGAAAGATAATTGAGTTATTGCGGAAAGATCCCCTTTTGACTGACGAAGAAATTGAAGTCTTATGCTTAGATGGCCAAATATCTTATATATTAAGGGATGTTCGAGCAATATTGGATTGCACACAATTAAAGGACAAACAAGATGAATTGATGGTTCTATTTTTTCCAAAAAAGCGAAAAACAAAAAATTGACAGTTTGTATGACATTTGTATGACATACCTACTGTTGTACATACTGTCATACAAATGTCATACAAAAAAAGCCATAGGATTCATTCAACGATATTATATTGAAAGTATGTATGACAAATGTCGTACATACTTTCATACAAATGTCATACAAGAAAAAGCCGTAGAATTTAAACTACGGCTTTTTCTTGTATCTTGTAGTCGTTTGGTTTTCAAATTCTAGCTCTATAAGCCTAACGAGTTCTGAGGGCTTAATTTTAAGTGCCTTTGCAAGTTCAAAGATTGTTGTTAATGAAGGTTGGCTCTTTCCACGTTCCATCATTGAAATAAAGGTTCGTTCAAGTGTTGATATTTCAGCAAGTTTATCTTGTGTTAATTCTTGCTTTATCCTAAGGGACTTAAGTATTTTCCCGAAAATGGCTTCTAAATGCAAAGGAATAACTCCTTTTAGAAACCATTATCATTCTACACTTTCAAATCAGTATGCATAATAAATAATTCAAATTGGTTTAAATTTACATAAAAATGTGATAGATTCTAATGTGACAATAAGATGGTAAAAAGGGGCTCGAATAGATGTTAGATAAAATGGGTTTACTTAACGTGGATGAAAGATCAATAGAGAAAGTAGAGGTAAAAAAGGCTTCAATCATTCAGAAAATCGCGCGTAATACCTGGTGGGTAGTATTTCTGTCCACATTTGTTCTTTGGTACAACTGGCAAATTTGGTGGGGAGTATTAGCCTTTTTCGGGTCAATCGTTATTATGGGAATCGGTGACGAACCAGCAAAAAGAGCCAAAGAGATTGCAAATAATAAAAAATACGAAAAATTAAACGAACTTCTAACTTTAAGAGGAATAAACTGCTCTCAAAAATACATTACCGAGAAGTTTGACTTTGCAATTGTATTGGATGGACATGAAAATCGACTGTGCCTTGTAGATTATGAAATAAGAGAGTTCTCATTCAGTGATATTTTGGAAGTAGAGATAGTAGAGGATGAAATACAAATAACAAAAACGTCAAGGGGGAGTCAACTTGGCGGAGCGATTGTCGGTGGCGTTTTAGCAGGTGGAATCGGTGCAGTTATTGGGGGAGTGACAGGTTCAAAGTCAACTTCAAACGACAAGGTAAGAAGAATCTACATTAAAATGATTGTTAATGACATGCAAAGACCATTTGTAACTATTAATTTTCTGAACGAGAAAAAGGAAATACTTAAGAAGGACAAAAAAGCTATGAAGGCAATAAACGACGCAAATCATTGGTACAGTCTGATTAGTGTAATAATAAAGAGGGCTGGATGATATTAGCTATATTGAAGTATGTGAAAATTGCCTGTTTTTCATCATTAGGTGTGATAAAGGCTGTCCAAATGGACAGCCTTTAGCTTTTTGAATATTTAGCGGCGTTTTTTCCAGCAGTATATCCAGTAGAGAAGGCGGCAGTGATATTATATCCGCCAGTATAGCCATGAATGTCCAATATTTCACCGCAAAAGAATAAACCATTCGTAAGCTTTGATTGCATCGTTTTAGGATCAACTTCTTTTAAATTAATCCCTCCACCTGTTACAAACGCTTCTTCAATGGACAAAGTGCCATTAACGGCGATAGGAAATGATTTAACTAACTTTGATAATTCTAACCATGCTTGCTTCGGGATATTGTCAAAAGTTATTTCACCGCTTAAACTTGCTTTTTGAAGGAGCAAAGGAATCAATTTTTCAGGTAAATATCCTTTCAGCACATTTCTAACGATCTTTTTTTTATCGTTCTTAGCGAGTTCATATGTATCTGTGTAGATGTTGTCTACGCTTCTTTCCGGAAACAAATCGATAGAAAGGTCCACCGTTTTTACGCTGAATTGTTTCATTATCTTCACTACAAACTGACTACAACGTAAAACAGTTGGTCCTGAGATTCCGAAATGAGTAAAGATCATATCACCGTCATGTTCGATTATCTTTTTACCCTTCGGATTCCACACAGATAGAGAAATATCTCTAAGAGAAAGACCTTGAAGCTCCCTGCTTTGGATAAAAGCTTCTCTTGAAGTAAGAGGGACTTCAGTAGGGAAAAGTTCAGTTATTGAATGCCCAGCCATCTCTGCCCATGCATAGCCGTCCCCTGTTGAACCTGTGTGGGGTACAGACTTACCACCACTAGCGATTATGACAGTTAAACCGTTGATTATTTCCCCGTTTTGTAGTTTAACACCAATTGTTTTCCCTTCTTTGTAGAGAACTTTGCTGACAGGACTATTTGTTTTTATAATAACACCCTGATTTCTAACTTTATTGACAAGGGCATCTACTACAGTTTTGGCTTTATCGGAAATAGGGAACATGCGACCACGATCTTCTTCTTTAAGGCGAATGCCAAGACCTTCAAAGAAAGACATTATATCTTTATTGCTGAAGGTTGCTAATGCGCTATGTAAGAAACGACCGTTGCCGGGTATATTCTTTATTAGTTCGTCAATTTCCTTGGCATTCGTGACGTTACATCTTCCACCACCAGATATGCCAAGTTTTCTTCCAAGTTTATCTCCTTTATCAATAAGAAGAACTTTTGCACCGCTTTCACTAGCGGCGATGCTTGCCATTAGTCCTGCAGAACCACCACCAATTACAATTACATCATAAGCCATTAAAAGTGCTCCTAAGTCCAAATTTTATTACATAATACCATTAAGCAAGTTATTTATAAAAATATGTATTGACGGTCTGTTAAATTAGTTATACAGTCGTGATCGTGTGGCCGGCCTCCTCGGCCCAGGCGTAGCCGTCGCCAGTCGAGCCCGTGCGCGGCACCGACTTGCCGCCGACGGCCAGAATCACCGCGCGGGCCGGCACCTTCTCGCCGTTCGCGAGAAGGATGCCGGCGGCACGTCCGTTTTCGTACAGGACGCGGCGGACCGGGGTGTTCACCCGGATGGCCACGCCCTGCGAGCGGACCTGCCCGATGAGGGCGTCGACGACCGTCTTCGCCTTGTCCGAGACCGGGAACATCCTTCCCCGGTCCTCCTCCTTCAGCGGGATGCCGAGCCCTTCGAAGAACGCGATGATATCCTTATTGCTGAAGCGGGTAAAGGCGCTGAACAGAAACCGCCCGTTGCCCGGAATATGGCGGATGATCTCGTCGATCTCCTTCGCATTCGTGACATTGCAGCGGCCGCCGCCCGAGATGCCGAGCTTGCGTCCGAGCTTATCGCCTTTATCGACCAGAAGCACCCGGGCTCCCTGCGAGCTGGCGGCAATGGCCGCCATCAGCCCCGAAGGCCCTCCGCCGATAACAATTACATCGTAGGTCATGACTGCAGCTCCTTGACTATCCGTGCCTTATCCAGATAAGGCACCAGAGAAGGTCTTCCTTATGCCAAACCGGGATAAGGAAGGCCGTTTCTTTTTATTATAGTCGACAGACCCGCTTCCACCAAACGGCCGTTATCTTTCGTGGACCCCCCGACACCGGCCGTTCCCGCGCTATTAAAAAAACCATGGTCCCCGGCAGGCTGGGGACCATGGTTCTTCTTATGTCAGCGACCTTGTCCAGCCGGGGCGTTCCACCGGCTGGCGGTTTTTAACTCTCCGCCAGCCGCTGCCAGCGAACCGGCCGCCGCTACTCGACCCGCTCCAGCCAGGCCGGTCCCGCCTTCTTAATCGCCTGGTAGAGCAGGAAGTTGGCGCCAAGCAGCAGCACGATCAGCGCCAAGGCGTAGACGGCAAGGGGCGGCCGGAGGAAAGCGGCCGAGACGATACACACGCCGCCCGTGGCGACGGCAACCAGGACGTTGAAGAAAATATGGACGTTCTGCTTGACCGCTTTCTGCTCGTTGTCCCAGTTGAGCTTGGGAGACCTCAGATCGAACAGCATGCCCGTTAAGGTGACGAGAAGCATCCCGGCCGCGGCGGCAGCCGTAAGGGCAAGGGCGAACCCGACCGGAGGCTTGACGAGGACGAACAGCGTCCCGAGCAGGAGCACAAGACCGACCGCCGACAGAAGCAGGGAGGTAATGACCTTGGCGGCAATCATTTTGCCGTAGGAGACCGGGAGGTGCTTCAGAATGTAGAAGCCCTGCCCCTCCCGGGAGAACGACGTTGTCGACGACGCGCTGCTCGCCGCGGTAAAGAGAAGGAAGGTGAAGCCGACGGCCAGAACAAGGGCGGCCGTGCTGCCGTTCTC contains:
- a CDS encoding helix-turn-helix domain-containing protein, whose protein sequence is MHLEAIFGKILKSLRIKQELTQDKLAEISTLERTFISMMERGKSQPSLTTIFELAKALKIKPSELVRLIELEFENQTTTRYKKKP
- a CDS encoding HEPN domain-containing protein; its protein translation is MAEHGTCTDRYGTKARSGQINVIKINNTDDNLRNQTHQYLESMTWIDDVTRNCILKCLRYYRKAILQKGNEIDSAYLFLWIALESIGGSILGEKSYPKCRKCKKTIEGCIHCGEDTSYNPSEKSLIKELLTEKLKITTKTKFDKWYGSRSALVHSGKAIEVVDYNRIVIHYNEIEKIIPIVINKILNKKRLPSQITNEETLSYWGFTRPKE
- a CDS encoding BaiN/RdsA family NAD(P)/FAD-dependent oxidoreductase, with protein sequence MAYDVIVIGGGSAGLMASIAASESGAKVLLIDKGDKLGRKLGISGGGRCNVTNAKEIDELIKNIPGNGRFLHSALATFSNKDIMSFFEGLGIRLKEEDRGRMFPISDKAKTVVDALVNKVRNQGVIIKTNSPVSKVLYKEGKTIGVKLQNGEIINGLTVIIASGGKSVPHTGSTGDGYAWAEMAGHSITELFPTEVPLTSREAFIQSRELQGLSLRDISLSVWNPKGKKIIEHDGDMIFTHFGISGPTVLRCSQFVVKIMKQFSVKTVDLSIDLFPERSVDNIYTDTYELAKNDKKKIVRNVLKGYLPEKLIPLLLQKASLSGEITFDNIPKQAWLELSKLVKSFPIAVNGTLSIEEAFVTGGGINLKEVDPKTMQSKLTNGLFFCGEILDIHGYTGGYNITAAFSTGYTAGKNAAKYSKS
- a CDS encoding recombinase family protein codes for the protein MAKIGYARVSTTDQSLDLQLDALKAADCIKVFQEKASGKKDDRKELEKALEYLREGDALVVYKLDRLARSTKKLIELSEVLEQKKIELISIRDNVDTTTAVGKAMFRMLAVIAELERDIIRERTTAGLVAARARGRKGGRPSTSAKKLEQAIKLYESKKHVIKEITELTGVSKATLYREVAKRK
- a CDS encoding nucleotidyltransferase domain-containing protein — translated: MIEGKISLDEFIVLVGSVARSDFFKESDIDVCRINCYSEVDRRSEWPNGPISYIDYELDVFKHLFNAGSLFIYHLLFEGVLLEGDIKRWNYFKSQFVLKCDFSEEINKIKEIMCIFNKVDIFGNHYMSLFSNLFINIKNFSIFYLASNGRFVFNKKQAIKYVFGDYYLDLLFDSYNQFERGIISNHWNYDRRKKAEEIIEYYQSKMEELSNVTY